From Lysinibacillus sp. SGAir0095, the proteins below share one genomic window:
- a CDS encoding ABC transporter permease, with protein MQKMGMHGGRSLFFLLFLFLLWELLIRITETPKWLLPAPSDVIIEATTFFSDFYGHLLATIYLSIIGLVIGCSVGISISTILHRLPKVNEVLYPLLILSQNIPTIVLAPLLIIWFGFGLFPKLIIISLVCFFPIVVASMDGFRQTAPELKHYMRMVGATNKQIFWKLELPHALPSIFSGLKIAATYSVMGAVISEWLGAKKGIGVYMTLAQSSFRIDRVFVAIGFIMLLSICLFGVIRLMEKLVVKGRNEGIK; from the coding sequence ATGCAAAAGATGGGTATGCATGGAGGAAGGTCGCTTTTCTTCCTCCTCTTTTTATTTCTGCTTTGGGAGCTGCTCATACGAATAACAGAGACACCAAAATGGCTATTGCCTGCTCCAAGCGATGTTATTATAGAGGCTACTACTTTCTTTAGTGATTTTTATGGGCATTTACTTGCTACCATTTATTTATCGATTATTGGTCTGGTTATTGGCTGCAGTGTCGGAATTTCCATTTCCACTATTCTCCATCGATTGCCAAAAGTAAATGAAGTCCTTTATCCACTTTTGATTTTATCGCAAAATATCCCGACGATCGTGTTGGCCCCGTTACTTATTATTTGGTTTGGCTTTGGTCTATTCCCTAAGCTTATTATCATTAGTCTTGTTTGCTTCTTCCCCATTGTTGTAGCAAGCATGGATGGTTTTAGGCAAACAGCACCTGAGCTAAAGCATTATATGAGGATGGTTGGGGCAACAAATAAACAAATCTTTTGGAAACTGGAGCTTCCACATGCCCTTCCCTCCATTTTTTCTGGTTTAAAAATCGCAGCCACATACAGTGTAATGGGCGCTGTAATTTCAGAGTGGCTTGGTGCCAAAAAAGGGATTGGCGTTTATATGACACTTGCTCAATCGTCATTTCGCATTGATCGCGTATTCGTTGCAATAGGCTTTATCATGTTATTAAGTATTTGCTTATTCGGGGTAATCCGTCTTATGGAAAAACTAGTAGTTAAGGGACGAAATGAGGGAATAAAATGA
- a CDS encoding aspartyl-phosphate phosphatase Spo0E family protein, translated as MGKVAMSLVDLKVEIEALQNRMIDIGLSKGLTHPDTVKCSQELDVVLNYFQQINSQQNTYVS; from the coding sequence ATGGGAAAAGTAGCGATGTCTTTGGTAGATTTAAAGGTTGAAATTGAAGCTCTACAGAATCGTATGATCGATATTGGATTATCAAAAGGGTTGACTCATCCAGATACCGTTAAATGTAGTCAAGAATTAGATGTAGTCCTAAATTACTTCCAACAAATTAACTCACAACAAAATACTTATGTTTCGTAA
- a CDS encoding ABC transporter ATP-binding protein, producing the protein MSLTITELNMAFGHLPVLEKMNLQVKTHEFVAILGPSGSGKSTLLQLIGGLLTPDYGTIQLNGETINGKKGSISYMPQHPSLFPWRTVLENVVLAAELKEKPDYEEAKQLLEKAGLSEFESSYPSELSGGMKQRIAFIRALLSKQSLLCLDEPFSALDEFTRIKMQKWLLSVWEENRKSILFITHSIEEALFLADRIYVLSKRPAHVKAEIIVPFSRPRDERLLEANEFFQLKRQIFKYMKEEITNDD; encoded by the coding sequence ATGAGTCTTACAATAACTGAATTGAACATGGCCTTTGGACATCTACCAGTACTAGAAAAAATGAATTTGCAGGTGAAAACCCATGAATTTGTTGCCATTCTTGGACCTTCCGGCAGTGGAAAAAGCACACTTCTTCAGCTCATTGGTGGTCTTCTAACTCCTGATTATGGAACGATTCAGCTGAACGGTGAAACGATAAATGGAAAAAAGGGCTCGATTAGTTACATGCCTCAGCACCCCTCCCTATTCCCATGGCGTACAGTGCTAGAAAATGTAGTACTAGCAGCAGAGTTGAAGGAAAAACCAGATTATGAGGAAGCAAAACAGTTGCTTGAAAAGGCTGGATTATCAGAGTTTGAATCCTCCTATCCAAGTGAATTATCCGGAGGGATGAAGCAACGAATCGCATTTATTCGAGCGTTGCTCAGCAAACAAAGCCTTCTTTGTTTAGATGAACCATTTTCAGCATTAGATGAATTTACGCGAATCAAGATGCAAAAATGGCTGCTTTCTGTTTGGGAAGAAAACCGAAAATCTATTTTGTTTATTACTCATAGTATTGAGGAAGCATTATTTTTAGCAGACCGTATCTATGTCTTATCCAAAAGGCCGGCACATGTAAAAGCAGAAATCATTGTCCCCTTTTCACGTCCAAGAGATGAGCGTTTACTCGAAGCAAATGAATTCTTCCAATTAAAGCGACAAATTTTCAAGTACATGAAGGAGGAAATCACCAATGATGATTGA
- a CDS encoding thiamine-binding protein: MANSLISVQIIPKTKELEDVIPFVDAAIAIIDAAGVKYKVQPLETTMEGELSELLLIIKKMNEKMIELGSVNVITQMKILYQPTGISMETLTEKYH, translated from the coding sequence ATGGCAAATTCATTAATTAGTGTACAAATCATTCCAAAAACAAAAGAACTTGAAGATGTAATCCCATTTGTTGATGCAGCAATCGCAATTATCGATGCAGCTGGTGTGAAATATAAAGTTCAGCCCTTAGAGACAACAATGGAGGGGGAACTTTCAGAGCTTTTACTTATCATAAAAAAAATGAATGAAAAAATGATTGAATTAGGTAGTGTCAATGTAATTACTCAGATGAAAATTTTGTACCAACCAACTGGAATTTCGATGGAGACATTAACGGAGAAATATCATTAA
- a CDS encoding sensor domain-containing diguanylate cyclase — MNISGKVVTSTIAVVAVVNLVYFFSLTNSVSITGLFFTILIIFFSWDFGRKYDTTIKLYDSIKVVNEKLQKEKLELTIKYEDYEQFFTSFDEAIFFSYNYNNHQAMFSKGIEKLIGYTQTEFNNNKDILKQIVHNEDFLEFNKALRELKHGKPVRKELKIIHPKIGEKWVLFKAQPFRNMDGMLEKINGQFEDITRQKELELELQRMAFFDELTDIPNRKMLDRQIQKALVRSKRHQHNFSIMFIDLDDFKKVNDTLGHDAGDQLLIDVVSRINQCIREEDLISRIGGDEFIVMFEETGKDEIEQIAERIIKYVAEPYKINDYSANISLSIGISMYPNDGEDKEKLIKAADKAMYYAKNNGKNNYQIYTEDLNDVEINDKGIFNKWMEVL; from the coding sequence ATGAACATATCAGGAAAAGTAGTAACCAGTACAATAGCAGTAGTAGCAGTTGTAAATCTTGTCTATTTTTTTTCACTAACAAATTCCGTTTCTATAACGGGTTTATTTTTCACTATATTAATAATATTCTTTTCCTGGGATTTTGGTAGAAAGTATGATACAACGATTAAACTTTATGACTCGATAAAAGTTGTCAATGAAAAATTACAAAAAGAGAAATTAGAGTTAACGATTAAATACGAGGATTATGAGCAATTTTTTACTAGTTTTGATGAAGCGATATTTTTTTCTTATAACTATAATAATCATCAAGCCATGTTTTCAAAAGGGATAGAAAAATTAATCGGCTATACTCAAACTGAATTCAATAATAATAAAGATATATTAAAGCAAATCGTTCATAACGAAGATTTTCTTGAATTCAATAAAGCTCTAAGAGAGTTGAAACATGGGAAACCTGTTCGAAAAGAATTGAAGATTATTCATCCTAAAATCGGAGAGAAGTGGGTTCTATTTAAAGCCCAGCCCTTTAGAAATATGGATGGTATGCTGGAGAAAATCAATGGTCAGTTTGAGGATATAACGAGACAGAAAGAACTAGAGTTAGAACTGCAGCGAATGGCGTTCTTCGATGAGTTAACAGACATACCGAATCGAAAGATGTTAGACAGACAAATTCAAAAAGCACTCGTTCGTTCAAAGCGTCATCAGCATAATTTTTCGATTATGTTTATTGATCTTGATGATTTTAAAAAGGTTAATGATACGCTGGGACATGATGCGGGTGATCAACTGTTAATCGATGTGGTTTCAAGAATAAATCAATGTATAAGAGAAGAAGACCTGATTTCTCGAATTGGCGGTGATGAATTTATCGTAATGTTCGAAGAAACGGGTAAAGACGAAATCGAACAAATAGCAGAACGAATTATTAAGTACGTTGCCGAGCCTTATAAAATCAACGATTATAGTGCAAACATTTCCTTAAGCATTGGGATTAGCATGTATCCGAATGATGGAGAAGACAAAGAAAAGTTGATAAAAGCAGCAGATAAAGCGATGTATTATGCTAAAAATAATGGGAAAAATAACTATCAAATTTACACGGAAGACCTAAATGATGTAGAGATCAATGATAAAGGCATTTTTAATAAATGGATGGAAGTGTTATGA
- a CDS encoding rhodanese-related sulfurtransferase: MNYRILLYYHYTTIEDPTHFAAEHLQACKELNLMGRIIVASEGINGTVSGTMEETNAYMNMMKSHPLFEGIVFKIDEADGHAFKKMRVRPRPELVNLSLEDDINPHEITGRYLTPVEFMEEMQREDTVVLDVRNTYEYDVGHFRGAIRPEVETFRDTPAWIRANKEIFEGKRVLTYCTGGIRCEKFSGWLKAEGIGEDVGQLHGGIATYSKDPVAKGQLWDGQMYVFDERITVPINQVEHVVVGKDYYDGTPCERYVKCANPECNKHILASEENEAKHLGGCTLECTKHPHNRYIVKHNLSEEHVRAVISELEKNQQHS; the protein is encoded by the coding sequence ATGAATTATCGAATTTTATTATATTATCATTACACAACAATTGAAGATCCTACCCATTTTGCGGCAGAACACTTGCAAGCATGTAAGGAGCTAAACCTAATGGGGCGTATTATTGTTGCATCTGAGGGCATAAACGGAACGGTATCAGGTACGATGGAAGAGACAAATGCTTATATGAATATGATGAAGAGTCATCCGCTATTTGAAGGGATTGTTTTCAAAATCGATGAGGCAGATGGGCATGCTTTCAAGAAGATGCGTGTACGTCCGCGTCCAGAGCTTGTAAATTTAAGCTTGGAAGATGATATTAACCCCCATGAAATAACGGGACGCTACTTAACTCCGGTTGAATTCATGGAAGAAATGCAAAGAGAAGACACGGTTGTCCTTGATGTACGTAACACGTATGAGTACGATGTAGGTCACTTTCGAGGAGCAATACGTCCAGAAGTAGAAACATTCCGTGATACACCGGCATGGATACGTGCGAACAAAGAGATATTTGAAGGAAAGCGAGTACTTACATACTGTACAGGCGGCATTCGCTGCGAAAAATTCTCTGGCTGGTTAAAGGCTGAAGGTATTGGCGAGGATGTTGGCCAGTTGCATGGTGGAATTGCAACTTATAGTAAAGACCCGGTGGCAAAGGGTCAGCTTTGGGACGGGCAAATGTATGTATTTGATGAGCGGATTACAGTGCCGATTAACCAAGTAGAGCATGTAGTTGTTGGGAAGGATTATTATGATGGCACTCCGTGTGAGCGTTACGTGAAGTGTGCCAACCCTGAATGCAATAAACATATTTTAGCATCAGAAGAAAATGAAGCGAAACATCTTGGTGGCTGTACGCTTGAGTGTACAAAACATCCTCACAACCGCTATATTGTAAAGCATAATTTATCAGAAGAACATGTACGAGCGGTCATTTCGGAATTGGAAAAGAACCAACAGCATAGCTAA
- a CDS encoding SET domain-containing protein, with the protein MIEVKTSPLSDGEFNRGVFAKQDIKKGELFHEAPVIAYPNEQHEHIEKTLLADYAFEYGINHTAMLLGYGMLFNHSYEPNAIYEINFDNHTFDFFAYTDIKAGEEILINYNGDVDDKDPLWFNKE; encoded by the coding sequence ATGATTGAGGTAAAAACCTCTCCATTAAGTGATGGAGAATTTAACAGAGGCGTATTTGCTAAACAGGATATTAAAAAGGGTGAGCTTTTTCATGAGGCACCTGTTATCGCCTATCCCAACGAGCAGCATGAACACATTGAAAAAACTTTACTAGCTGACTACGCTTTTGAGTATGGGATTAATCATACGGCGATGCTTCTTGGCTATGGCATGTTGTTCAACCATTCTTATGAACCAAATGCTATCTATGAAATCAATTTTGACAATCATACTTTTGATTTCTTTGCTTATACAGATATAAAAGCTGGAGAGGAAATTCTCATTAATTATAATGGGGATGTCGATGACAAAGATCCATTATGGTTTAACAAGGAATAA
- a CDS encoding GyrI-like domain-containing protein codes for MEYTLVKKNFKVVGIKGNGAFENFSEEVPALARQVLSRSNEIANHLGIEVALFEPKRESAHLVGEYIVGLLVNDALSAVPDGMEFVEINQQFVSARDKVSNISSLHSNLLKWGDEKGYTRNLESYIVETYHPIEEAEEEVQIYLPIF; via the coding sequence GTGGAATATACATTAGTTAAGAAGAATTTTAAAGTAGTGGGTATTAAAGGGAATGGAGCCTTTGAAAATTTTTCCGAGGAAGTCCCGGCATTAGCGAGGCAAGTACTGAGTCGGTCAAACGAAATAGCTAATCATTTGGGGATAGAAGTAGCGCTATTCGAACCTAAAAGGGAAAGTGCTCATCTAGTAGGGGAATATATTGTAGGGTTACTTGTAAATGATGCCTTAAGCGCAGTACCTGACGGAATGGAGTTTGTTGAAATAAATCAACAGTTTGTCTCTGCTAGAGATAAAGTATCGAATATTAGTAGCCTTCACTCAAATTTATTGAAATGGGGGGACGAAAAAGGGTATACGAGAAACCTAGAGTCGTATATTGTAGAGACATATCACCCGATTGAAGAAGCGGAGGAAGAAGTACAGATCTATTTGCCGATTTTTTAG
- a CDS encoding ABC transporter substrate-binding protein produces the protein MKRLYILVMMAVFALVGCQSNETETDSNASNEQPKENLEKVTVVLDWTPNTNHTGLYVAKENGYFEEQGLEVEIIQPGDAGADQLVASGKAEFGVSYQESITLARTQDVPIVSIAAVIQHNTSGFASPADKNIDSPKDFENRVYGGWGSPIEQAVLETLMNTEKADIDKLDIVNSGNADFFTMANQGIDFAWIYYAWTGIEAELRGEDINMVYLTDYSEKLDYYTPVLATNENMIEEKTETVKAFVTAASQGYQFAIKNPEDAAAILSKAAPELDTELVLESQKWLADKYQDDAPRFGEQKLEVWQNYADWMKENGVLEGEFTPETAFTNEFLPEKGE, from the coding sequence ATGAAAAGACTTTACATCTTAGTAATGATGGCAGTTTTCGCGCTTGTTGGCTGCCAATCGAACGAAACAGAAACAGACTCGAACGCTTCTAACGAGCAACCGAAGGAAAATTTAGAAAAAGTAACCGTTGTGTTGGATTGGACACCTAACACGAACCACACTGGACTTTATGTCGCCAAAGAAAATGGCTATTTTGAAGAACAAGGTTTAGAAGTTGAAATCATTCAACCAGGTGATGCAGGTGCCGATCAGCTTGTAGCTTCAGGTAAAGCAGAATTTGGTGTAAGCTACCAAGAATCGATTACGCTCGCTCGAACACAGGATGTCCCTATCGTATCCATTGCAGCTGTGATTCAGCACAATACATCCGGTTTTGCCTCACCAGCAGACAAAAATATTGATTCGCCAAAGGATTTTGAAAATCGAGTATATGGCGGTTGGGGCTCCCCTATCGAACAAGCCGTGTTGGAAACACTAATGAACACTGAAAAAGCAGATATCGATAAGCTAGATATCGTCAATTCGGGTAATGCCGACTTTTTCACAATGGCTAATCAAGGAATTGATTTTGCTTGGATTTATTACGCGTGGACAGGCATTGAAGCTGAACTTCGGGGAGAAGACATCAATATGGTGTATTTAACAGACTATAGTGAAAAACTGGATTACTATACTCCAGTCCTTGCAACAAACGAAAATATGATTGAAGAAAAAACGGAAACGGTGAAAGCCTTTGTAACGGCAGCCTCTCAAGGATATCAATTTGCAATTAAAAACCCGGAGGATGCAGCAGCTATCCTTTCTAAAGCAGCTCCTGAATTAGATACTGAGCTTGTACTAGAAAGTCAAAAATGGCTTGCAGACAAATATCAGGATGATGCACCGCGCTTTGGCGAGCAAAAACTTGAAGTTTGGCAAAATTATGCGGATTGGATGAAAGAAAACGGTGTTTTAGAAGGTGAATTTACCCCTGAAACAGCATTTACAAATGAATTCCTACCGGAAAAAGGAGAATAA
- a CDS encoding AI-2E family transporter: MSWLRDKVNLKWIIMIFIIGLLYFFANALNFLLLTFIITYLAYTIFVKVLHILPEPLKRPKLLLMLMYLLILAVVGTTGYRYLPSAMHQLSAIIVQSSSFNIELYRDIIPEKIYGFILNLDMEGILKDIGGTILDKIGDISTFLLEAFMALLLSFFFILEIDKIKIFCKSFKTNQTEKVYNQVVLFGNSFLNTFGLAIKVQIMISTINTVLTVIGLLILGFPNILGLAIMIFFLGLMPVIGVVISLIPLSIIAFQIGGFIYVIYIFGIVMIIHAIESYILNPKLYSITMKLPIFFTFMVLMVGELLFGAWGLVIGIPLFVFIVEMIKGSTDLKPILKK, encoded by the coding sequence ATGAGTTGGTTAAGGGATAAAGTAAATTTAAAGTGGATCATTATGATTTTCATTATCGGTCTCCTGTACTTTTTTGCGAATGCATTAAATTTTTTACTGTTAACATTTATTATCACATATTTAGCCTATACGATATTTGTAAAGGTACTACATATCTTACCTGAGCCATTAAAACGGCCGAAACTATTATTAATGCTCATGTATTTGCTCATTTTAGCTGTCGTTGGCACAACGGGATATCGTTATTTACCTTCTGCCATGCACCAATTGTCTGCAATCATTGTTCAAAGCTCTTCCTTCAATATTGAGTTGTACCGGGACATCATTCCCGAAAAAATTTATGGTTTTATACTGAACCTTGATATGGAAGGGATTTTAAAGGATATTGGTGGAACCATTCTAGATAAAATAGGGGATATCAGTACATTTTTATTGGAAGCATTTATGGCACTGTTATTAAGCTTCTTCTTTATTTTAGAGATTGATAAAATCAAAATTTTTTGTAAGTCCTTTAAAACCAATCAAACAGAAAAAGTTTATAACCAAGTTGTTCTTTTTGGGAATAGTTTTTTAAATACTTTTGGTCTAGCTATTAAAGTACAAATTATGATTTCAACCATAAACACTGTATTAACAGTTATTGGTTTATTAATACTAGGGTTTCCAAATATCTTAGGATTAGCAATCATGATTTTCTTCTTGGGCTTGATGCCTGTTATTGGGGTAGTCATCTCACTCATCCCGCTTTCAATCATCGCTTTCCAAATCGGTGGATTTATATATGTAATCTACATCTTCGGAATTGTGATGATTATCCATGCGATTGAATCCTATATCTTAAACCCAAAACTCTACTCTATCACAATGAAATTACCGATTTTCTTTACGTTCATGGTTTTGATGGTGGGGGAATTATTATTCGGTGCATGGGGATTAGTCATAGGAATCCCATTATTTGTCTTTATTGTTGAAATGATTAAAGGCTCAACAGATTTAAAACCCATTTTAAAGAAATAA
- a CDS encoding GGDEF and EAL domain-containing protein encodes MHPIYDDSSALFAIYKSLFESNPDPCYALDRNGKFIIINKMARDLTGYTNDEFSEFYFAEILADEYRKTMSETFADVLANGTRKSFDVSIKHKTGKIIELYGTSVPIIVENQIVGVAGIVKDMTHKNQMQRELEKTKFELESVFNNIDICVWSSDYKHEKLFQISSACKKIYGYSQEEFIKNPNLWLEVIHPDDLSDVVKMQPKLAEGKTLNLEYRIIDARQNVKWVSNYTTPIFDESGKIIRLNGIVADIQQRRKAEEQLEFMAFNDELTQLPNRRRFEQLLNESILNAKEMGTKMAVLFFDLDQFKWINDTLGHTIGDKVLKIIAGRLRDFIGEEGIVSRVGGDEFIILLPDIEESKLVEEKAQNLIDEMVQPIILGERSYILTASIGISMFPDDTSEAEKLIIYADQALNAAKKDGKNTYKVYHTDFSEGIVRKLDILQALRQAIKTNDSLTLNYQPIVDARENRIVGFEALLRWHDPALGVLSPAEFIPIAEESGLIIPLGEWVIKEACTKFNELYKSSEYSPYLSVNVSTRQFDNEQFVTKLLKILEETNFNPEYLKIELTESIMMKDVENIIEKLNQLRALGVGVFLDDFGTGYSSLSYLGILPINTLKIDQSFIQNINGKCQEAIVRTIISMADSLEKGIIAEGVEEEHQLAYLHGLGCHQIQGYIFGKPVPFEKIPEILKNLS; translated from the coding sequence ATGCATCCCATCTATGATGATTCATCAGCTTTATTTGCAATATACAAATCCCTTTTTGAATCAAATCCTGACCCTTGCTATGCTTTAGATAGAAACGGAAAGTTTATTATTATCAATAAAATGGCGAGGGACTTAACAGGATATACAAATGATGAGTTTTCTGAATTTTATTTTGCGGAGATATTGGCAGATGAATACAGAAAGACCATGAGTGAAACGTTCGCAGATGTATTAGCCAATGGAACAAGAAAAAGCTTCGATGTTTCAATTAAACATAAAACAGGTAAAATAATTGAATTGTACGGAACCTCAGTACCTATCATTGTGGAAAATCAGATTGTAGGTGTTGCGGGCATCGTAAAAGATATGACCCATAAAAATCAGATGCAAAGAGAGTTAGAGAAAACAAAATTCGAATTAGAAAGCGTATTCAATAACATCGATATCTGTGTATGGTCAAGTGATTATAAACATGAAAAGCTTTTTCAAATCTCTTCAGCATGTAAGAAAATATACGGCTACTCTCAGGAGGAGTTTATAAAAAATCCGAATCTCTGGCTGGAAGTTATTCATCCGGATGATCTTTCTGACGTTGTGAAGATGCAACCTAAGTTAGCTGAGGGGAAGACCCTTAATCTAGAATATCGTATAATTGATGCCCGCCAAAATGTAAAATGGGTGTCGAACTATACAACGCCTATCTTCGACGAATCAGGAAAGATTATAAGGCTTAATGGAATCGTTGCAGATATTCAACAACGACGTAAAGCAGAAGAACAACTTGAATTTATGGCTTTCAATGATGAACTCACGCAACTACCGAACCGCAGGCGTTTTGAACAGCTTTTAAATGAATCAATTTTGAATGCTAAAGAAATGGGAACCAAAATGGCAGTGCTATTTTTTGATCTTGATCAATTCAAATGGATTAATGATACACTAGGTCATACCATAGGGGATAAAGTATTAAAGATAATAGCTGGGCGGTTGAGGGATTTTATAGGAGAAGAAGGCATTGTTTCAAGAGTGGGTGGGGATGAATTTATCATCCTATTACCTGATATTGAAGAATCTAAATTAGTGGAAGAAAAAGCTCAAAACTTAATTGATGAGATGGTTCAACCTATTATTTTAGGGGAAAGAAGTTATATCTTGACTGCAAGTATTGGAATAAGTATGTTCCCGGATGATACAAGTGAGGCAGAAAAGCTGATAATATATGCAGATCAGGCGCTGAATGCGGCGAAAAAAGATGGTAAAAACACCTATAAAGTGTATCATACTGACTTTTCAGAGGGAATAGTCAGAAAATTGGATATCTTACAGGCGCTGCGACAAGCGATAAAAACCAATGATTCTTTAACATTAAACTATCAGCCGATTGTTGATGCGCGTGAAAACAGAATTGTGGGCTTCGAGGCACTTCTAAGATGGCATGATCCAGCATTAGGCGTTCTTTCTCCTGCAGAATTCATTCCGATAGCAGAAGAATCGGGCCTTATTATTCCTCTTGGTGAGTGGGTTATCAAAGAGGCTTGTACGAAATTTAATGAATTATACAAGAGTAGTGAGTACTCGCCGTATCTATCTGTAAATGTATCTACAAGACAATTTGACAATGAGCAATTCGTTACCAAGCTATTAAAGATTCTAGAGGAGACGAATTTTAATCCTGAATATCTTAAAATAGAATTAACGGAAAGCATTATGATGAAAGATGTAGAGAATATTATTGAAAAGCTAAATCAACTAAGAGCATTAGGAGTTGGCGTATTTCTTGATGATTTTGGAACAGGTTATTCTTCACTCAGCTATCTGGGGATACTACCAATTAATACCCTTAAAATCGATCAATCCTTTATACAAAATATCAATGGTAAATGTCAGGAGGCCATTGTACGTACGATTATCTCGATGGCTGACAGTTTAGAAAAAGGAATAATAGCTGAAGGTGTTGAGGAAGAGCACCAATTAGCATATTTGCATGGACTTGGCTGTCATCAGATCCAGGGCTATATCTTCGGAAAACCGGTACCTTTTGAGAAAATTCCTGAAATATTAAAAAATCTCTCATAA
- a CDS encoding DUF421 domain-containing protein — translation MLHLGQTTVELIFGFIALLIATKILGKTQISQLTPFDFISAIVLGELVGNSVYDSHVKIWSILYALILWTILIYTVEKLTQKYRGIRRTFEGNPSILIKQGKIDRQQLKHNHLDIDQLQQMLRQQKDIFSIREVDYLILEPNGQISVLRKPKYESPTLEDLSLKQKPVYLPITLISDGKVVLDNLRESGHDEEWLLNQLKKRDITRFEDALYAEWVEDEGFFCLKMNGQ, via the coding sequence GTGTTACATTTAGGACAAACAACAGTCGAACTTATTTTTGGATTTATCGCATTATTAATTGCTACCAAGATTTTAGGAAAGACACAGATTTCCCAACTAACTCCCTTCGATTTTATCTCGGCCATAGTCCTAGGAGAATTAGTTGGAAACAGTGTGTATGATTCTCACGTAAAAATCTGGTCGATACTATACGCCCTAATTTTATGGACCATCTTAATTTATACAGTTGAAAAATTGACACAAAAGTACAGAGGAATACGAAGAACCTTTGAAGGCAATCCATCTATCCTCATTAAACAAGGAAAAATTGATCGACAGCAGTTAAAACACAATCACTTGGATATTGACCAATTGCAACAAATGCTTAGACAGCAAAAAGATATTTTCTCCATTAGAGAAGTTGATTATTTGATTTTAGAGCCTAATGGACAAATCAGTGTACTGCGGAAGCCAAAATATGAATCGCCTACGCTTGAAGATTTGAGCTTAAAACAAAAGCCTGTGTATCTCCCAATTACATTAATAAGTGACGGCAAAGTGGTTCTAGATAACCTAAGAGAATCTGGACACGATGAAGAATGGCTTCTTAATCAGCTAAAAAAAAGAGATATCACCAGGTTTGAAGACGCATTGTATGCCGAGTGGGTTGAGGATGAGGGGTTTTTCTGTTTAAAGATGAATGGACAATAA
- a CDS encoding TatD family hydrolase, producing MMIDAHIHLDHYEEKDIDEILNGLRVHHVEALVAVSFDLASCIRNHGLSLVDNRIKSAFGFHPEQDIPSFEEIEQLFSWMEEHVDDMVAVGEVGLPYYKKVECQEPLDYEPYIQLLERFIAFAVKWKKPIVLHAVYEDAHIACDLLEKHQVTKAHFHWFKGDDKVLKRMIENGYFISTTPDCLYEDEIQQLICKYPIELMMVETDGPWPFEGPFTNIRTEPKMMVQSIEKIARLQQRSVEETRKILYENTKRFYGI from the coding sequence ATGATGATTGATGCACATATCCACCTTGACCATTATGAAGAGAAAGATATTGATGAGATATTAAACGGGCTTAGGGTACATCATGTGGAAGCTTTGGTGGCTGTGTCCTTTGACTTGGCCTCTTGCATCAGAAATCATGGCCTTTCTCTAGTAGATAACCGCATAAAATCAGCTTTCGGTTTTCATCCCGAGCAGGACATTCCTTCATTTGAGGAAATCGAGCAGTTATTTTCATGGATGGAAGAGCATGTAGACGATATGGTGGCAGTTGGTGAAGTCGGATTACCTTATTATAAGAAAGTAGAGTGTCAAGAACCTTTAGACTATGAACCTTATATTCAGTTACTAGAGCGATTTATAGCGTTTGCTGTTAAATGGAAGAAACCTATTGTTCTCCATGCCGTATATGAAGATGCACATATTGCATGTGATTTACTTGAAAAGCATCAAGTGACCAAAGCTCATTTTCATTGGTTTAAGGGCGATGATAAAGTATTAAAGCGGATGATAGAAAATGGCTATTTTATTTCAACTACGCCTGATTGTTTATATGAGGATGAAATTCAACAACTTATTTGTAAATACCCTATTGAATTAATGATGGTAGAAACAGATGGACCCTGGCCCTTTGAAGGACCTTTTACCAATATACGAACAGAACCAAAAATGATGGTTCAATCAATTGAAAAAATTGCCCGTCTTCAACAACGCTCTGTTGAAGAAACAAGGAAAATTTTATATGAAAATACAAAAAGATTTTATGGAATTTAA